The Plasmodium knowlesi strain H genome assembly, chromosome: 12 sequence CGATTTACGACGTATACGCAGGTATAACTCACGAGAGCAAGTTTTGACAAATAATACTCACGTTGGAGAAGGGGGGTGAATCAAACGAACTGTAGCACCGACGGGGGGGCGAAACATATACTCATTGTAGTGTGGCATCAAGAGGCGAACTAAACCAGCAGGTGTAATTGCAACTTTCTTTAAGaacaattatttttcttgaaCGACGATTACACACTTTTGGGGGAAGGCCCCCGGATGTATTTCAAATGATTCGCCATCTTCTGcctctcccccttttcctttttacagtACCACCATTCGTttgtggttttttttttttttttcaaaattgcagaacggaataattttattccCGTTTCTGCATTGGAAAGGCGAATGCTGTTGTCACGAAAATTAAAACTGCCATTTGCGTCGATCGGAGGTATGTGTCTCCATCCCTCGTGGGCGGGGCCACTTCTTCATCTGCGTCTTCCTGCTCCGCTCCTGTTATTTTTGCCCTCTCACAAGAAATGCGCCTTTGGCTTAATATATACAATACCatatattataatatataacaaTACAGTATCTGCGCCTTCCTATGCCTTGGCAAAACAAGCACATATTCGTAGGAACGCCATTTCTTGAATATTTTtgagaaaataataattgtaAGGAACGAAGGCGGATGCACTGGAAGAGTAGTAACATATAATAGTATTATATGCATTaggcatttttgttttcgtaatttttgttcaaaaaaagaacgctacaaaaaaagaaaaaaaaaaaaaaaaaaaaaaaaaaaattgtataccttattcatcatatttttttttgcgcggaAAAAATCCGTGCACcataaaaatttcttccctAGGTTGGgtaaatttacaaaataaaaaaaaaaaaaaaagtaaatatggtttattttaattacattttttcgtaagaaataattttcattttcttacAATTTGCAACTTGCGCATTTTTCGACTACTGTAAagtttccgttttttttcttctttttttgtgaaaaggAATGGATTGGcgaaaaagttgaaaaaaaaaaaaaaaaaaactctcaaTATTTTGTAAGTTCAATTTGAGCCACTAAAATTACacgggaaaaagaaaatttggcAAAGGGCAAATCAATAAAGCTTCAACTGCAGATCCATAAAGTGACAGAGTGACAATTTTCCGAACGAGTTACGTAGCATTCACGTAATTTCGATTTATTACCGTTCCAAGTGGTAGGGAAATTAGCAGAACTTACtccaaaaaagggagggaacTATGATTCCCCTGCAAAAAACCTAAGTACCTAAATATCGTTCTCATGGAAAACATAATATAATAACCCTCCATTGGCTAATTTGTCATCGAAAGGgcaattatttattattttattttttttttttttcgaatttcCCCCCGTCCCTCCGATTTATTACCTTTCAAATTGACGCTTCGAAAGTTTTCGAAGAAAGGGAGAACTTGTGTTTGTGGGAGtgaatatatgtgtacacccTGTGCCCCGTTATAAAGTGCTCACGGTGGATTTGTCGCTTGCGCATGCGCACTTGTGTATgttcatatatgtacatgtttaTATATTCTATCCGGTCGCTCATTTAAAAGGGTTTTCCATCTGGCCTGAAAAATCGTGCCTCTTTGAAACGCCAAAAGCCCGCTTGTGCATATTCCGGTCGTTGTGGgaaaccatttttttatatacacaGTTATATGTACGAAGCCTATAAAATGGGTCTTAAAAAGTGGGTCCTTTTCTTTGCCCTTTCTAACCTCATTTcatatgtaaaaaaggaggggaacGGTTTCTGCCTATGTGAGCCAATACCAATGCCTATGCCTCAACCCGAACTCGATTACATGGATGAGCCCATACCTACGCTAGAACCAGAAGCACAACCACAAGCAAGCCCAGATGACGGAAATACAAACAACAATAACTTCAATTGGGGGAATAATGGAAACTTCAATGGTGGAAATGATGATGACGGTGACGACAATGACGAcaacgatgatgacgatgatgaaatAATTGATAACTCTTATGATGACAATAATGATGACGACGAGGCTGACAACaatgatgacgatgacgaAGAAATTAACGATAATGGGATTAAGAATtccaaaaacaaaagaaaaagaaataatttgtAGATCTCGCTGGTTCAGTAGAAGAGCCATGTTTGTGATGAGAAGATAGAGGATATCCCACAGGGGGGGGCTGTATAACATCTACAGTGGCACACCGACATCAGACATGTTTGAAGTGAACAGtcgtcccctttttttttttttatcgtaaCATTATTTTCAAATATTATTTGGAGCATTCGCTTTCTTACTTGATGGTGTCTTATCTGTACGtataaaaatttgcacaAGTGCATGCAGGTATGCCATCTTGAAGCCGATCTGAagttctccttccccttcattgATTAGCATTATGAGAAATGTAATGCGTATATGAAGCGGATGAGTCTATTTTTGCGCTTCCCGTACCCTTGTTCACAAcatattcaattttttgctCACTTTGAACAAATTgccaatatttttaattgccTTTCTGTTAacagaaagaacaaattgaaagCACAACCCTGTTGTGcacactcttttttttttttttttttttttttcattttttttttaattattttcccGTATAATAATAATCATGTTTAACAGAAACAAAtgatttatcttttttttttaattgtttgaACTAGCCAAAAATTTGATAACACAACATTCGTaaattaatataaaaaaaaaagatatatatatgagcaGAAAGCGAATGGATCTGGGCGAAGTGAAACCTTTCCTGTCCATCATCCTCTAAGCAGTTTTCTTAATCTGTTGTCTGTACTTCCGACCTGGGGGAAAGGGAGGggttatttgaaaaaaaaaaaaaaattaaatatgtTCATAAATAAATGCAACGCAGGAATGAGACGGGGAGAACCATTCCCCATAAAATGATATCTCCGAACATATGTCTTCACCACGGATGGGTGTTACAAATCCCATGGAGATATTTTCAAAcgaattgtaaaaaagggattAAAAATACACTGGTTTATTTGATCGCATTACTCTCTCCCCATCTTACTAACCTGCTGTATACATAGTAATAAACTGCGATTTATATTTAGGATTTCTCGGAGCctgtttgtaaaaaatgtacttcTCTAAATATTTGGGAATTCCTCTAGACCTGGGGGCCGGATTAGATAAAACTTGTTTGTGTCTCGGGTTGGCATTGCAATCCACTCCTGAAGTTTTGTGCGCGTtaaaaggggagggggggaatgcataaatgcatatgttaTTAGACACAATTCACAGAGGAATGACCACTGGAAATTTGCTAAAACATGCGTAAATGATGTAAAGGCGTTTTTTTGCTCATTCACACTACATCCACTGCGCATTGCTACTTTGTCCAGGATAATCTCTCATTACGTACCTAGTAATGGAACGTGCCATCTGCGAAT is a genomic window containing:
- a CDS encoding parasitophorous vacuolar protein 3, putative, which codes for MYEAYKMGLKKWVLFFALSNLISYVKKEGNGFCLCEPIPMPMPQPELDYMDEPIPTLEPEAQPQASPDDGNTNNNNFNWGNNGNFNGGNDDDGDDNDDNDDDDDEIIDNSYDDNNDDDEADNNDDDDEEINDNGIKNSKNKRKRNNL